CTTCTTGGACTGCTTGGGTATGGATCATCTTTTCTTCTAGTTACATATAAtgactgaaaaagaaaaacctacCCTACCCCATGGATTTGTTTCATCTTTTGGAGACAGGTTTTCAGGCCAATTATGTTTATTCAAAGGCATACAACTTAGTTCCCCAACTCTTGCTTCAGCCCTTGGCAATCTCACACCAGCTTTGACCTTCATGCTTGCTGTCTTCTTCAGGTTTTTAATTGTCTTCATATCATGTTTTATGCTTTTTATATGTTTGAGAAATGTTCCCTAAGACCCTGTTTTTGCACATTCAAGGATTGAAAAAGTAGCAATTAGAAGTTCAAGCTGTCAAGCTAAAATCATTGGCACCTTTACCTCAATATTTGGTGCATTAGTGATTACTTTTTACAAAGGACCCAAACTTTTTTCATTGTCATCATCTGTTTCACTTCAAAGGCCGCTAGTGTTTATGTCATATGAGTCAAATTGGATCATTGGTGGCCTCCTGGAAGCTATTGCATACCTTATTCTTTCACTTGCGTATATTATCCAGGTAAAAAAGAAAACGTTTTCAAGCTATTGAAATACATTAACTTAGtccttaattatattttacctaaaagctaaacttgaattttattcCAAATTGCAGTCCCAAGTAATGAAGATTTACCCAGAAGAGATTACTGTAAGTTTATTTTCTGGCTTGTTTGGGACCATTATATCCCTACCAATATGCATACTTGCTGAACCAAACTTGAGTTCCTGGAAATTAAGTTCTAATGTAGCTGTTGTTGCTGTCTTATACACGGTAAGACCTCAACTGATCAATCACTTTCTGTGTTACTTGGATTCAGGTGTGAGTGTATGATACAGATATATACTCGGCAATGATATAATTAGATTTTCCtatgtttttctttatatttggaGGATCTTTTAGAGCCATACCCTCATAACTATCgaatatttaacaaattcatatatctattgaataataaacttaattgaaaaatataaatattcatattataaaaattgcaATCCCTAAATGTAGCTTTAGTaacataatcatatatatttttagtatcTGAAAGTAGTTTTGTCTGCCTTCCTTATTGGTTTAGGGACTTTTCGGGTTATGTTTTGCATTAGGTGTACACGTATGGGGCATACGCTTGATGGGGCCTGTATTTGTTGCAAGTTCCAAGCCAACTTCAGTTGTCATTGCTGTTGTTATGAGTGCTATTTTCCTTGGCGAAGCAGTATTTCTTGGAAGGTATGAAAACCATTccttattttacttaatcatgATAGCATCCCTAACACATTCATCTTTTTACCTGaatctttcatttctttattcCACAATTCTGAATCCAAAACTAAATATTTTGCAGTGTGTTCGGAACTCTAATTTTATCTACGGGATTGTATTCCGTGTTATGGGGAAAAgcaagagaagaagaagaagaactaATAGATGACTCAAACACCATTAATGGAAGAGTCCCTTTGCTACAAAGCCAACAAAGTTGAACAATGTAGCTGTTTTACCATGGTTCGATGCTTCCTCATTCATTCCCATACtaaaaaaagtttattgtgattcTCTAATCAAATTCGATCAACTTTATTCGATAAACTCATGTTTAggctattaatatttatttcggttttaaaaattattttgaagttacaaattaaacaaaacgcCTTAAGTTTCAAAGGATTGATTAGAGTGCTTTTAAATGAGCGATACGTTTATGtctagtaaaatttaaaataacgggtaaaaatttctattttttcattgactatttctaataaatattaatttttggcTCATAactattcatttattaaaaaaagctCTTTAGATGAAAGCGAAACCTCAATTTAAGATATAaggattatttatttaaaatgggTTTCAGAAAAGTCAAATCATAGCAGATTTAAAAggtattttgtataaattatgaatttagtatatgtactttaatttgattaattttagtctttatagttttaaattttaaattttaatcctgATTTAAtgataacaattaaatttgtttggttaaattatgtcattaatcttgtattatgcataaagttatagatttaatcCATGTTCGTCAATTGAATCATTTTAGTGactataattttcaaatttcaaaattttaggtgACAAtcgttaaatctattaaatgattttttgtgaGTAATATATGAGAATAACAAGCAGACATAGCATTacacatgtgataatatgtttgacacattaaattttcaaaattacaaaatttaacttaatggATTTAATATCTATCATTTggttaggactaaaatttttaaattttaaaatacaatgactgaaaatgactaaattaaaatacagaTACTAAATCCATAACTTACGGGATCTAATAGCAGAACTT
The window above is part of the Gossypium raimondii isolate GPD5lz chromosome 9, ASM2569854v1, whole genome shotgun sequence genome. Proteins encoded here:
- the LOC105798291 gene encoding WAT1-related protein At5g40240, with protein sequence MARRNEWKELVIPCIAMVAVECSNVTGGILFKAASFKGMSYFVFTAYSYLLSTLVFLFIAALFKRKTLFPPLKFPLFSRIFLLGLLGFSGQLCLFKGIQLSSPTLASALGNLTPALTFMLAVFFRIEKVAIRSSSCQAKIIGTFTSIFGALVITFYKGPKLFSLSSSVSLQRPLVFMSYESNWIIGGLLEAIAYLILSLAYIIQSQVMKIYPEEITVSLFSGLFGTIISLPICILAEPNLSSWKLSSNVAVVAVLYTGLFGLCFALGVHVWGIRLMGPVFVASSKPTSVVIAVVMSAIFLGEAVFLGSVFGTLILSTGLYSVLWGKAREEEEELIDDSNTINGRVPLLQSQQS